In Chlamydia serpentis, the following are encoded in one genomic region:
- the tpiA gene encoding triose-phosphate isomerase, with amino-acid sequence MTRKRYALGNWKMHKTIQDTEAYVQTLAALLEGEPLGCTIGIAPPFTSLYSCDKVINATGASVWLGAQNVYPETAGAFTGEISLLMLGEVGVKFVLVGHSERRHIFGESDSFIASKVKAVAQAGLVPVLCIGESLTVREQGKTCELIETQLLSGLKEIPNNVDFLIAYEPIWAIGTGQVAKASDVQRIHLFCREVLAKRFSKIVAETVPILYGGSVKADNAQDLGQCDDVDGLLVGGASLEAQNFFDVARNFCW; translated from the coding sequence ATGACGAGAAAACGTTATGCTTTGGGCAACTGGAAAATGCATAAAACAATACAGGATACAGAAGCGTACGTTCAAACACTTGCTGCTCTATTAGAGGGAGAACCTCTTGGGTGTACTATAGGTATTGCTCCTCCATTTACCTCTTTGTACTCTTGTGATAAGGTAATAAACGCTACGGGTGCTTCTGTTTGGTTAGGGGCACAAAACGTATATCCAGAGACTGCGGGAGCTTTTACTGGAGAGATTTCCTTGCTCATGCTGGGGGAGGTTGGGGTAAAGTTTGTTTTAGTAGGGCATTCAGAGCGACGGCATATTTTTGGAGAGAGTGATTCTTTCATAGCTTCTAAAGTAAAGGCTGTGGCTCAGGCAGGACTTGTCCCTGTTCTTTGCATTGGTGAGAGCCTAACAGTTCGTGAACAGGGAAAGACGTGTGAGCTAATCGAAACCCAGCTACTTTCAGGACTAAAAGAAATTCCGAATAATGTCGACTTTTTGATTGCTTATGAGCCTATATGGGCAATTGGCACAGGGCAGGTGGCTAAAGCCTCTGATGTCCAGCGTATTCACTTGTTTTGTCGTGAGGTGCTAGCAAAAAGATTTTCTAAAATCGTAGCAGAGACAGTTCCCATTTTATATGGAGGATCTGTGAAAGCGGATAACGCTCAGGATTTAGGTCAATGTGATGATGTGGATGGCCTTTTAGTCGGTGGAGCTTCTTTGGAGGCTCAAAATTTTTTTGATGTGGCTAGAAATTTTTGTTGGTAG
- a CDS encoding exodeoxyribonuclease VII small subunit, protein MEEVPFENAMQRLEEIADLMNQPTTSLDTSLALYEEADSLMRICEARIRQVEQRVHELSERRHESSNSQE, encoded by the coding sequence ATGGAAGAAGTCCCCTTTGAGAATGCAATGCAACGGTTAGAAGAAATTGCCGATCTAATGAATCAACCTACAACATCTTTAGATACATCTCTGGCATTATATGAGGAAGCTGATTCCTTAATGCGTATTTGTGAAGCTCGCATTCGACAAGTAGAGCAAAGAGTTCATGAACTCTCAGAACGGCGTCATGAAAGTTCCAACTCTCAAGAATAA
- the xseA gene encoding exodeoxyribonuclease VII large subunit produces the protein MSSPPEAVALLTERIKTLLESNFCHVVVKGELSNVSLQPSGHLYFGIKDNKAFLNGAFFHFKSKYYERKPKDGDAVIIHGKLAVYAPRGQYQIVAHALVYSGEGDLLQKFEEIKKRLTAEGYFAVEKKKPLPSTPKCIGVITSPIGAVIQDILQVLSRRAYNYKVFIYPVTVQGSSAAHEISKAIEVMNTEGLADVLIIARGGGSIEDLWAFNEEILVKAIHASRLPILSAVGHETDYTLCDFAADVRAPTPSAAAEIVCKSSEEQVQILEGYLRYLISHSRQFLASKKQQLIPWRRFLDRAEFYATAQQQIDYIEIAIKKCILTKLNQSKQYYTNISRWLQGDLVSRTNCKLQDLQKMLLQALSHKLLSIQRHCYQVKKNLIPPRQLQQLSQKLSSRQQQLKALISRRLHYQREVFCHKHALLKHAQNALEQQLSIHLQHLKLLEKRLARECLLNVQNQKILYENLNETFATILEHRYASYVSRYSALKEQLHSLNPKNVLKRGYSMLFDFNKKFAIISVDNLQENGRVRVRLHDGEAILTVTDIEVDKRIKG, from the coding sequence ATGTCATCGCCTCCAGAGGCTGTTGCACTTTTAACTGAGCGCATTAAGACTCTTCTTGAGTCAAATTTTTGTCATGTCGTAGTTAAAGGCGAACTTAGCAACGTCTCCTTACAGCCTAGTGGACATCTCTATTTTGGCATTAAAGATAATAAAGCTTTCCTTAACGGTGCGTTTTTCCATTTTAAAAGTAAGTATTATGAACGCAAACCTAAAGACGGAGATGCTGTTATTATTCACGGGAAGCTCGCTGTCTATGCTCCTAGGGGACAATACCAAATTGTAGCTCATGCTTTGGTTTATTCTGGAGAAGGCGATCTCTTACAAAAATTTGAAGAAATTAAAAAACGTCTTACTGCTGAAGGATATTTCGCTGTTGAGAAGAAAAAGCCACTTCCTAGCACTCCCAAATGCATCGGTGTCATTACTAGCCCAATAGGGGCTGTCATTCAAGATATCTTGCAAGTACTTTCTCGACGCGCCTATAACTATAAAGTGTTCATTTATCCAGTTACTGTGCAAGGAAGTTCTGCGGCTCATGAAATCTCAAAAGCAATTGAAGTCATGAACACTGAGGGCCTGGCCGACGTACTTATTATTGCTCGAGGTGGAGGCAGTATCGAAGATCTCTGGGCATTCAACGAAGAAATTTTAGTTAAAGCAATCCATGCAAGCAGACTACCGATACTTTCTGCTGTTGGCCATGAAACAGACTATACCTTATGTGATTTTGCTGCTGATGTACGCGCTCCTACCCCTTCTGCAGCGGCAGAAATTGTATGTAAAAGTAGTGAGGAGCAAGTGCAAATCTTAGAAGGGTATCTGCGTTATCTGATATCTCACTCACGACAATTCCTTGCATCAAAAAAACAACAACTTATTCCTTGGAGACGCTTTTTAGATCGTGCAGAATTCTATGCTACAGCACAACAACAGATCGACTATATTGAAATAGCCATTAAAAAATGTATACTGACAAAGCTTAATCAAAGTAAACAATACTATACCAACATCTCACGTTGGCTACAAGGAGACCTTGTTTCTCGAACAAACTGTAAACTTCAAGACTTACAAAAAATGCTTTTACAAGCCTTATCCCATAAACTACTTTCCATCCAAAGACACTGCTATCAAGTAAAAAAAAATCTTATACCCCCTCGCCAACTTCAACAGCTATCACAGAAATTATCTTCCCGGCAGCAACAACTCAAGGCCTTGATCTCCCGACGACTGCACTATCAAAGAGAGGTTTTTTGTCATAAGCATGCTTTGCTTAAGCATGCTCAAAATGCTTTAGAGCAACAGCTCTCTATTCATTTGCAACATCTCAAGCTACTAGAGAAACGTCTAGCGCGAGAATGCTTGTTAAATGTCCAAAATCAAAAAATCTTGTATGAAAATTTAAACGAAACTTTTGCAACAATTTTAGAGCATCGTTACGCAAGTTATGTCTCCCGTTACTCTGCGTTAAAGGAACAACTTCATTCCTTAAATCCTAAAAATGTTTTAAAACGCGGATACTCAATGCTCTTTGACTTTAATAAAAAGTTCGCTATTATTTCTGTGGATAACTTACAAGAAAATGGTCGTGTAAGGGTTCGGTTGCATGATGGCGAAGCCATTTTAACTGTGACAGATATAGAAGTTGATAAACGTATAAAGGGCTAG
- the secG gene encoding preprotein translocase subunit SecG, translating to MTVLFYAFLFIFLFLCVVLCSLILVQESKSMGLGSSFGVDSGDSVFGVSTPDILKKVTTWFAVAFCVGCLLLSFSTNLLGKKLDIKEFPVSVSEEIQSEVAADKD from the coding sequence ATGACGGTGTTATTTTACGCATTTTTATTCATCTTCCTTTTTCTATGTGTAGTTCTTTGTAGCTTAATTTTAGTTCAAGAAAGTAAGAGCATGGGATTAGGTTCTTCGTTCGGTGTGGATTCTGGAGATTCTGTATTTGGTGTTTCTACTCCAGATATTTTGAAAAAAGTAACCACATGGTTTGCTGTTGCTTTCTGTGTAGGCTGTTTATTACTTTCGTTTTCAACAAATCTCTTAGGAAAAAAGTTAGATATTAAAGAATTTCCAGTAAGTGTTTCTGAGGAGATTCAAAGTGAAGTTGCTGCTGATAAAGATTAA